One segment of Gemmatimonadaceae bacterium DNA contains the following:
- a CDS encoding leucyl aminopeptidase — protein sequence MIPAISLAGGGLASHKAPLLALALDDTTELTEQARELDGALGGAIARATGNRDFRGARDETMLLSGGATGPRMVLLVGLGAVSDRTGALRRAAAIAARQANKLGIPELTWYGGELSEREVEAVALGLAAGAWDYTETRTQPPENERRAQLATAAIATADSAATQRGLANGLALGEGHSLARRLAMMPGNLCTPDYLAETAGEIAGRHGMEITVWGRTEMQEEGMGSFLAVAQGTPQDPKLIVLKYNGGKSGAAPIALVGKGLCFDTGGISIKPPQNMELMKFDMCGAAGVLGALEAIGRMKLEVNVVGVIGATTNMPSGTAFKPGDVVRSHLGKYIEVVNTDAEGRMVLADLLSYVRRFNPAVTVDAATLTGAVVIALGHTATGVFSSDDALATEVIDAGKRAGEPGWPLPLWDEYKELIKSDVADMKNAGGRAAGSTSAALFLQEFTEGMPWIHLDIAGTAYSETDLVALPKGPTGVPVGTFVEFVRGRAS from the coding sequence TTGATTCCCGCGATCTCCCTCGCCGGCGGGGGCCTCGCCTCCCACAAGGCGCCGCTGCTGGCGCTCGCGCTCGACGACACCACCGAGCTCACGGAGCAGGCCAGGGAGCTGGACGGCGCGCTCGGCGGCGCGATCGCGCGCGCGACGGGCAACCGCGACTTCCGCGGCGCGCGGGACGAGACGATGCTGCTCTCCGGCGGAGCGACGGGCCCGCGCATGGTCCTCCTCGTCGGTCTGGGCGCCGTGTCCGACCGAACGGGCGCGCTCCGCCGGGCCGCCGCGATCGCCGCGAGACAGGCCAACAAGCTCGGCATTCCGGAGCTGACGTGGTACGGCGGGGAGCTGAGCGAGCGCGAGGTAGAAGCCGTCGCTCTCGGCCTGGCGGCCGGTGCGTGGGATTACACCGAGACCCGGACGCAGCCGCCTGAGAACGAGCGGCGCGCGCAACTGGCAACCGCCGCGATCGCCACGGCGGACTCCGCCGCGACCCAGCGAGGGCTCGCCAACGGACTCGCCCTCGGCGAAGGACATTCGCTCGCGCGGCGCCTGGCGATGATGCCCGGCAACCTGTGCACACCGGACTATCTCGCCGAAACGGCGGGTGAGATCGCAGGCCGGCACGGGATGGAAATCACCGTGTGGGGCAGAACGGAGATGCAGGAGGAAGGAATGGGCTCCTTCCTCGCCGTCGCGCAGGGCACGCCGCAGGACCCGAAGCTGATCGTGCTGAAGTACAACGGCGGGAAGAGCGGTGCCGCTCCGATCGCGCTCGTAGGGAAAGGGCTCTGCTTCGATACCGGCGGAATATCGATCAAGCCGCCGCAGAACATGGAGTTGATGAAGTTCGACATGTGCGGCGCGGCCGGTGTGCTCGGCGCGCTCGAGGCGATCGGCCGGATGAAGCTGGAGGTGAACGTCGTCGGTGTCATCGGCGCGACGACGAACATGCCTTCGGGCACCGCGTTCAAGCCCGGCGACGTCGTGCGCAGCCACCTCGGCAAGTACATCGAGGTCGTGAACACCGACGCCGAGGGTCGCATGGTGCTCGCCGACCTGTTGTCGTACGTGCGGCGATTCAACCCCGCCGTCACGGTGGATGCCGCCACGCTCACGGGCGCCGTGGTGATCGCGCTCGGGCACACCGCGACGGGCGTGTTCAGCAGCGACGACGCGCTTGCCACCGAGGTGATCGACGCGGGCAAACGCGCGGGCGAGCCCGGCTGGCCGCTGCCGCTGTGGGACGAGTACAAGGAACTGATCAAGTCGGACGTGGCCGACATGAAGAACGCGGGCGGGCGCGCGGCGGGCTCGACCTCTGCCGCGCTCTTCCTCCAGGAGTTCACGGAAGGAATGCCGTGGATCCACCTCGACATCGCCGGCACCGCGTACTCCGAGACAGACCTGGTCGCCCTGCCGAAGGGTCCCACGGGCGTTCCGGTTGGAACGTTCGTCGAGTTCGTCCGGGGCCGGGCGAGCTGA